One stretch of Arthrobacter polaris DNA includes these proteins:
- a CDS encoding NAD(P)H-binding protein, with amino-acid sequence MNKVLIVGGHGKIALLLTPLLKAAGMEVTAVVRNPAHIDDVTHAGATPVLHDIATSSVAELTDLFAGQDAVLWSAGAGGXSPERTYAVDRDAAIRSMDAAAAAGXGRYIMVSYLRAGLDHGVPPENSFFAYAEAKAAADAHLRSSQLAWTILGPGALTMEEPTSLINTASAAERDASDSGKTSRANVALVAAAVLARPDTILRTIDXSDGQMPIEEALAP; translated from the coding sequence ATGAACAAGGTTCTGATAGTTGGCGGACACGGAAAAATTGCGTTGTTACTGACTCCGCTTTTGAAGGCGGCCGGTATGGAAGTCACTGCCGTGGTTCGCAATCCAGCCCACATTGATGACGTGACGCACGCCGGGGCAACTCCGGTATTGCATGACATCGCAACCTCCTCAGTTGCTGAGCTCACCGATCTCTTTGCTGGACAGGACGCGGTTCTCTGGTCTGCAGGTGCTGGTGGGNGAAGCCCAGAGCGCACCTACGCTGTTGACCGTGACGCTGCGATTCGCTCCATGGATGCGGCAGCGGCCGCCGGGNTGGGCCGTTACATCATGGTCTCCTACTTGCGTGCGGGCCTCGATCATGGGGTGCCACCGGAGAACAGTTTCTTTGCCTACGCAGAAGCTAAAGCGGCAGCAGATGCGCATCTTCGCTCAAGCCAGTTAGCGTGGACCATTTTGGGCCCTGGTGCCTTGACCATGGAGGAACCCACGTCCCTGATCAACACAGCGTCAGCTGCTGAGCGTGATGCATCGGATTCCGGGAAGACCTCCCGGGCCAATGTTGCGCTCGTGGCCGCAGCTGTCTTGGCGCGCCCGGACACCATTTTGCGCACCATCGATNTT
- a CDS encoding DEAD/DEAH box helicase has translation MPENLTEXFPAVEEEXEITFADMGIDGRVLAALSDVGYEKPSXIQAATIPLLLEGRDVVGLAQTGTGKTAAFAVPALSRMAELMDLNGPTKDTQILVLAPTRELALQVAEAFTSYAKHMDNFSVLPVYGGSAYGPQLAGLRRGAQVVVGTXGRVIDHLSXGSLDLSRLQYLVLDEADEMLRMGFAEDVEXILAETPKEKQVALFSATMPGAIRRISKQYLNNPAEVTVKSKTTTGANTRQRYLQVMGPHKLDALTRVLEVEEFEGVIAFVRTKMATEDLADKLKARGFQAAAINGDIPQQQRERTIEALRSGKIDILVATDVAARGLDVERITHVINYDIPHDTESYVHRIGRTGRAGRSGDAILFMTPREKYLLRAIEKATRQPVDQMHLPSAETINSLRLGKFAEKITETLASQDVAKFRDLIASYEQEHDVPASEIAAALAVMAQGKQPLLVNDLPAAPEYQKKERAKDGFGSRGPTRTLTEGNATYRISVGRRQRVMPGSIVGAIANEGGLSSAQIGGIDIRADHTLVELPAELSKDQWRALSKTRISGELINLELDKGRRPSGGXHGRPFKAREERTDRGQGGFKKKFDGDRSGGFRGGERTAERSNDRGFSADRGGQSHTGHGGGDRRPRHEGGQNFNSKGKW, from the coding sequence ATGCCCGAAAACTTGACTGAANACTTCCCCGCCGTGGAGGAAGAANATGAAATTACTTTCGCCGATATGGGCATTGACGGCCGCGTGCTGGCTGCCCTAAGCGACGTTGGCTACGAGAAGCCTTCCNCCATCCAGGCAGCAACCATCCCGCTGCTGCTCGAAGGCCGCGACGTTGTAGGCCTCGCTCAGACCGGTACCGGCAAGACGGCAGCTTTCGCCGTTCCCGCCCTGTCCCGCATGGCCGAGCTGATGGACCTCAACGGACCCACCAAGGACACCCAGATTCTGGTGCTGGCTCCGACCCGTGAATTGGCCCTGCAGGTGGCAGAGGCCTTCACCTCCTACGCCAAGCACATGGACAACTTCTCAGTTCTCCCCGTTTACGGCGGCTCGGCTTACGGTCCCCAGCTGGCTGGCCTGCGCCGCGGTGCGCAGGTTGTTGTCGGTACCNCCGGCCGCGTCATCGACCACCTCTCANAGGGCTCATTGGACCTGTCCAGGCTGCAGTACTTGGTTCTGGATGAGGCCGACGAAATGCTCCGTATGGGCTTCGCCGAGGACGTAGAAGNNATCCTGGCCGAGACCCCGAAGGAGAAGCAGGTTGCCCTCTTCTCCGCCACGATGCCTGGTGCGATCCGCCGTATCTCCAAGCAGTACCTGAATAACCCGGCCGAGGTCACGGTCAAGTCCAAGACCACCACCGGAGCAAACACTCGCCAGCGCTACCTGCAGGTCATGGGCCCGCACAAGCTTGACGCTTTGACCCGCGTGCTTGAAGTTGAAGAGTTCGAAGGCGTTATCGCGTTCGTGCGCACCAAGATGGCTACCGAAGACTTGGCTGATAAGTTGAAGGCACGTGGCTTCCAGGCCGCCGCCATCAACGGTGACATCCCGCAGCAACAGCGCGAGCGCACCATCGAGGCCCTCCGCAGCGGGAAAATCGATATCCTCGTCGCCACTGACGTCGCAGCCCGTGGCCTTGATGTTGAGCGCATCACTCACGTGATCAACTACGACATCCCGCACGACACCGAGTCCTATGTGCACCGCATTGGCCGTACGGGCCGTGCTGGCCGTTCAGGTGATGCAATCCTGTTCATGACCCCGCGCGAGAAGTACCTGCTGCGTGCCATCGAAAAGGCTACACGCCAGCCGGTGGACCAGATGCACCTGCCCTCTGCTGAGACCATCAACTCGCTGCGCCTGGGCAAGTTTGCAGAGAAGATCACCGAAACTCTGGCCAGCCAGGACGTTGCCAAGTTCCGCGACTTGATCGCCTCCTACGAGCAAGAGCACGATGTTCCGGCCTCAGAAATTGCCGCTGCCTTGGCTGTCATGGCTCAGGGCAAGCAGCCGTTGCTTGTCAACGATCTGCCGGCAGCGCCGGAATACCAGAAGAAGGAACGTGCTAAGGACGGTTTCGGTTCACGTGGGCCGACCCGCACCCTGACCGAAGGCAATGCCACCTACCGCATCTCGGTGGGCCGGCGCCAGCGCGTCATGCCAGGATCCATTGTTGGCGCCATTGCCAACGAAGGCGGACTGTCTTCTGCACAGATCGGCGGCATCGACATCCGCGCCGATCACACCTTGGTGGAATTGCCGGCAGAGCTGAGCAAGGACCAGTGGCGTGCACTGAGCAAGACCCGCATCAGCGGCGAGCTGATCAACCTCGAGCTGGACAAGGGCCGTCGCCCCTCCGGAGGANGCCACGGGCGCCCGTTCAAGGCTCGTGAAGAGCGCACTGATCGCGGTCAGGGCGGTTTCAAGAAGAAGTTCGACGGCGACCGCAGCGGCGGCTTCCGTGGTGGAGAACGCACCGCAGAGCGCAGCAACGACCGCGGCTTCAGCGCGGATCGTGGCGGACAGAGTCACACCGGTCACGGTGGTGGCGACCGCCGTCCCCGTCACGAAGGCGGACAGAATTTCAACAGCAAGGGCAAATGGTAA
- a CDS encoding MOSC domain-containing protein, whose product MTDATLPAGTVLAICRVHQLVTTKTGFGVTAIDKRAVQGPVSFRKFGVFGDVQGDTEHHGGPDQAVYAYSQEDADYWSAELGRPIPAGLFGENLRTQGVATSTAVIGTRWRIGKALLEVTSPRVPCATFGERMNEPQWVKRFTQAGLVGAYLRVLEXGKATAXDAVVVEHVPGHGITVGKFFSDPTAEDVLELQRLEANGELKLSQHFYSRFPKILQQAASSL is encoded by the coding sequence ATGACTGATGCAACGCTGCCCGCTGGTACCGTGCTTGCTATTTGCCGGGTTCACCAGCTGGTCACCACAAAGACAGGGTTCGGTGTCACCGCCATTGATAAACGCGCCGTCCAAGGCCCTGTGAGCTTTCGCAAGTTTGGCGTGTTTGGCGATGTTCAGGGCGACACCGAACACCATGGCGGCCCGGATCAGGCTGTCTACGCCTATTCGCAGGAAGATGCTGACTACTGGAGTGCAGAGTTGGGCCGCCCCATCCCTGCGGGCCTCTTTGGTGAAAACCTGCGAACCCAAGGCGTTGCAACCAGCACTGCAGTGATCGGCACGCGCTGGCGGATAGGCAAAGCACTGCTGGAAGTTACCTCGCCCCGCGTCCCGTGCGCCACTTTTGGCGAACGCATGAATGAGCCGCAATGGGTCAAGCGCTTTACTCAGGCAGGGCTGGTGGGCGCCTATCTGAGAGTCCTGGAANAGGGCAAGGCTACTGCGNGGGACGCCGTGGTGGTTGAGCATGTGCCCGGGCACGGGATCACTGTGGGCAAGTTCTTCAGTGACCCCACGGCGGAGGACGTGCTGGAACTCCAACGGCTCGAAGCGAACGGGGAATTGAAGCTTTCCCAACACTTCTACAGCCGGTTCCCGAAGATTCTCCAGCAGGCTGCTTCGTCCCTCTGA
- a CDS encoding MFS transporter, giving the protein MKSAPPIGKARTFALISLFMASFMELLDATIVNVALPXIERALGAHNAQLQWMVASYTLALAIGLITGSRLGDIYGRKKIFIIGLVAFTVASVLCGAAMNPEMLIASRALQGFASAAMIPQVLSSLQVMYKPSERAGAMAGFSALAGVAAVSGPILGAILTDADIFGWGWRTIFFVNIPVGIFAVICAVKFVPESKAPKRHKLDLSGVVILAVGMLAILYPLTMGREEGWPLWTYLSMAFGVLVLASFVLLQRREEKRGGEPLVAVSLFKSRPFAAGIAMMFLFFIPMNGFFLIQTLFLQLGLEYPILKAGLTMIPFSIMVPVLAGLSAAILARKIGRVVLQLGPLVVALGFVVLIFTVQAVGGTVTPWHLIAGLALSGAGFGMVVAPVGIFVLSEVPTKFAGSASGLFNTTSQLAGALGVAIIGTIFFDALEGSAGTSQSAVFIDGFTSTMWIMAGXMVLAAIAASFLPRWASESDVAQDAPATLIEA; this is encoded by the coding sequence ATGAAATCTGCCCCGCCCATTGGCAAGGCACGCACCTTCGCTCTGATCTCCTTATTTATGGCCTCGTTTATGGAGTTGCTCGATGCAACTATCGTCAACGTGGCCTTGCCANATATTGAACGGGCCTTGGGTGCCCACAATGCCCAGCTGCAGTGGATGGTGGCCTCCTACACGCTGGCCCTTGCAATCGGACTGATCACCGGCTCACGTCTGGGCGATATCTACGGTCGCAAGAAGATCTTCATCATCGGTTTGGTGGCGTTCACAGTGGCCTCCGTCTTGTGCGGTGCGGCCATGAACCCGGAGATGCTGATTGCTTCCCGAGCCCTGCAGGGCTTCGCCTCGGCCGCCATGATCCCGCAGGTGCTTTCGAGCTTGCAGGTCATGTACAAGCCTTCCGAACGTGCCGGTGCCATGGCTGGCTTCTCCGCACTTGCTGGCGTAGCAGCGGTCTCGGGTCCCATCCTTGGCGCCATCTTGACTGATGCCGACATCTTCGGATGGGGCTGGCGCACCATCTTCTTTGTGAACATCCCAGTGGGCATCTTCGCCGTGATCTGCGCCGTGAAGTTCGTCCCCGAATCCAAGGCGCCGAAGCGGCACAAACTGGATCTGTCCGGCGTCGTGATTCTGGCGGTGGGCATGTTGGCCATCCTCTACCCGCTGACCATGGGCCGGGAGGAAGGCTGGCCGCTGTGGACCTACCTGTCGATGGCATTCGGCGTGCTGGTACTGGCAAGCTTTGTGCTGCTACAGCGTCGGGAAGAAAAGCGTGGGGGCGAGCCGTTGGTGGCCGTGTCCTTGTTCAAGAGCCGCCCGTTCGCTGCAGGTATCGCCATGATGTTCTTGTTCTTCATCCCCATGAATGGCTTCTTCTTGATTCAGACCCTGTTCCTGCAGTTGGGCCTGGAATATCCCATCCTCAAGGCCGGGCTCACCATGATCCCGTTCTCCATCATGGTCCCCGTCCTAGCCGGTCTCTCCGCAGCAATTCTGGCACGCAAGATCGGCCGGGTAGTTCTGCAATTGGGCCCGTTGGTGGTTGCCCTGGGCTTTGTGGTGCTGATTTTCACCGTCCAAGCTGTCGGCGGAACAGTCACCCCGTGGCACCTCATTGCCGGACTAGCTTTGAGCGGCGCCGGCTTCGGCATGGTGGTGGCACCGGTAGGGATCTTCGTGCTCTCTGAAGTGCCCACCAAGTTTGCTGGCAGCGCGTCGGGCCTGTTCAACACCACCAGCCAGCTTGCTGGGGCACTAGGAGTGGCCATCATCGGCACCATTTTCTTCGACGCGCTCGAGGGCAGCGCCGGAACCAGTCAGTCCGCAGTGTTCATCGACGGCTTCACCTCAACCATGTGGATCATGGCCGGGNGTATGGTGCTGGCCGCCATTGCCGCCTCATTCCTGCCACGCTGGGCTTCCGAGTCTGACGTTGCACAGGATGCTCCGGCCACGTTGATCGAGGCCTAG
- a CDS encoding PadR family transcriptional regulator: protein MTKRSPLALAVLALLLEAPMHPYRMQQLITLRGKDKVVNVHQRASLYSTIDRLTREGLIRVAEVERHGARPERSVYEISDAGRATAHSWLTDMLSIPKYGFPEFHAALAHAPVLEPSELAGLLRSRRDAVAAEVSTLQQEMAAVXDCLPXIVLLDAELIIRTRETELDFLEGVLTELDSGAMTWSRESLTELAAASEASL from the coding sequence ATGACAAAACGTTCCCCGCTGGCATTGGCGGTGCTTGCATTGCTGCTGGAAGCGCCGATGCACCCGTACCGCATGCAGCAACTGATCACGCTGCGGGGCAAGGACAAAGTTGTCAACGTTCACCAACGTGCCAGCCTGTACAGCACCATTGACAGGCTCACCCGCGAGGGCCTGATCCGCGTCGCCGAGGTAGAGCGTCATGGTGCCCGCCCAGAGCGTTCCGTCTATGAAATTTCCGACGCCGGACGCGCCACCGCTCACAGCTGGCTCACGGACATGTTGTCCATACCCAAGTATGGATTCCCGGAATTCCATGCGGCACTAGCTCATGCTCCGGTGCTTGAACCCAGCGAACTGGCCGGACTGTTGCGCAGCCGCCGGGATGCCGTGGCCGCTGAGGTTTCAACGCTTCAGCAGGAAATGGCAGCCGTGNGTGACTGCCTGCCCNGCATAGTTCTGCTGGATGCCGAGCTCATCATCCGCACCCGCGAAACCGAACTGGATTTCTTAGAAGGAGTCCTCACCGAATTGGACTCCGGAGCCATGACATGGAGCAGGGAATCTTTGACTGAACTCGCAGCAGCGAGCGAAGCGTCCCTGTAG
- a CDS encoding response regulator — translation MTTVLIVDDEPQILRALQINLHAHGYTVVPAHNGTTALAAAQTHPIDVVVLDLGLPDMDGLEVIAGLRGWSGVPIIVLSARHGSHDKVEALDAGADDYVTKPFGLDELLARLRAATRRAGPQSAEPLVETAEFTVDLANKLVLRGGEAVRMTPTEWNVLELLVRNPGRLVSQQQILTDVWGPAYAKETHYLRVYMAQLRRKLELDPANPAHLLTEAGMGYRFAP, via the coding sequence ATGACAACCGTTTTGATCGTTGATGACGAACCCCAGATCCTACGAGCCCTGCAAATCAACCTGCACGCCCACGGATACACGGTAGTGCCGGCCCACAACGGAACCACGGCGCTGGCGGCCGCTCAAACCCACCCGATTGACGTCGTCGTGCTTGATTTGGGGCTGCCTGACATGGACGGGTTGGAGGTGATCGCCGGTCTGCGCGGCTGGAGTGGTGTCCCTATCATTGTGCTTTCGGCCAGGCATGGCTCGCATGACAAGGTTGAGGCGCTCGACGCCGGCGCCGACGACTACGTGACAAAGCCGTTCGGGCTCGATGAATTACTGGCCAGGTTGCGGGCTGCGACGCGACGGGCCGGCCCGCAAAGTGCCGAACCGCTGGTTGAAACAGCTGAATTCACCGTGGACCTTGCCAACAAGTTGGTCCTGCGCGGCGGGGAGGCGGTGCGGATGACGCCCACCGAGTGGAATGTGCTAGAGCTTCTGGTGCGCAATCCGGGCCGTCTGGTCAGCCAACAGCAGATCCTCACCGATGTGTGGGGTCCGGCCTATGCGAAGGAAACCCACTACCTGAGGGTCTACATGGCACAATTACGGCGGAAATTGGAGCTGGACCCGGCCAACCCTGCCCACCTGCTCACCGAAGCAGGCATGGGATACCGTTTCGCGCCCTAA
- a CDS encoding DUF4118 domain-containing protein, producing the protein MARGILRIFLGAAPGVGKTYTMLEEGRAQAAAGXDVVAGIILDHGRAQTRAQVGDLEVLPTVCIPYRDADFQELDVVALLARRPALALVDEYAHTNVPGSTTAKRWQDVEQLLAAGIDVYSTLNVQHLASLXDVVETITGVRQQETVPDDVVRRAEQIELVDIPPELLRQRLSVGNVYASDKVDAALANYFRLGNLTALRELALLWLADRVEEXXAHYRQSHGIETSWPTRERVVVGLTGGPEXEYLLRRAARILSRVSGGELLAVHVPRSDGVSASAPAALETQRQLVTDLGGTYHSVGGDDPGQALLDFSRNVGATQIVIGTSRRRPLLGVXAXPGVGAMVVRNAGDIDVHMVPHPLGATTKRLRNRGETNKKRVAVGFVLAAVLPIAVQVGTGPLSLQTTMVIQLAAAIAVALIGXLWPAVVAAVWGTLLLNYYSAPPVRTLTINDPENLLALAIFLLVAVAVALAVDQSSRRSREAIRAGAEAATLSELARGILASQDTVQVFLEQVREHFAMTSVVLFSGSGSDLSTWRADASVGENPPATPNDAQNVEEISERWVLGLSGRVLPARDRRLLSAFGAHLMALEQREALTLTQRENIQLSQDNKIRTSVLRAVSXDLRTXLAGIKLSVSSLRQTGVSFSPEDEAELLATIEHYADKMDALVGNLLDMSRLSAEMVXPVKGPVTWIEVLPAALHGIPAERIRSEVPANMPPIEADPGLLERVIANIVENALKYAPDSFITVVGSIGGSGSSTINGHPASELRVVDHGKXVPAANVIDMFRPFQRLDDVSYGPQGGTGVGLGLAVAKGFTEIMGGVLEAEXTPGGGLTMIIRMPLSTGIVRTL; encoded by the coding sequence ATGGCACGGGGCATCTTACGGATTTTCTTGGGCGCGGCACCCGGTGTGGGCAAAACTTACACCATGCTGGAGGAAGGTCGCGCCCAAGCCGCGGCAGGGNTAGATGTGGTGGCGGGCATCATCTTGGACCATGGCCGGGCGCAAACCCGTGCTCAGGTGGGAGATCTAGAAGTGTTGCCCACCGTGTGTATCCCCTACCGGGATGCGGACTTCCAGGAGCTCGACGTCGTGGCCCTCCTTGCGCGGCGACCGGCACTGGCGCTGGTGGATGAGTATGCGCACACTAATGTGCCAGGGTCCACCACCGCTAAACGCTGGCAGGACGTTGAGCAGTTACTGGCAGCTGGTATCGATGTTTACTCCACCTTGAACGTCCAACACCTTGCCTCTTTGNGGGATGTGGTGGAGACCATCACCGGTGTGCGGCAGCAAGAAACCGTGCCCGATGATGTTGTGCGCCGGGCCGAACAGATAGAGCTGGTAGATATTCCGCCGGAACTGCTGCGCCAACGGCTGAGTGTGGGCAATGTGTATGCCAGCGACAAGGTTGATGCGGCACTGGCCAACTACTTCCGGCTGGGCAACCTGACGGCGTTGCGTGAACTGGCTCTGCTGTGGTTGGCAGACCGGGTCGAGGAGNGGNTGGCGCACTACCGCCAGAGCCACGGTATTGAAACCAGTTGGCCCACCAGGGAACGGGTGGTGGTGGGTTTGACCGGTGGACCCGAGNGGGAGTACCTGCTGCGCCGTGCCGCCCGGATCTTGAGCCGGGTCAGCGGAGGGGAGCTACTGGCTGTCCACGTGCCACGCTCCGACGGTGTGAGCGCGAGTGCCCCTGCGGCGTTGGAAACCCAACGCCAGCTCGTCACCGACCTTGGCGGGACCTACCACTCTGTAGGCGGCGATGACCCTGGGCAAGCACTGTTGGACTTCTCCCGCAATGTTGGCGCCACCCAAATTGTCATCGGGACTTCCCGGCGTAGACCTCTCCTGGGTGTTNTTGCANCGCCCGGAGTTGGTGCGATGGTGGTGCGCAACGCCGGTGACATCGATGTGCACATGGTCCCGCACCCTTTGGGTGCCACCACCAAGCGCCTGCGCAACCGTGGCGAGACGAACAAGAAGCGTGTGGCCGTAGGTTTTGTTTTGGCCGCTGTGTTGCCCATTGCCGTGCAAGTGGGCACAGGGCCTTTGAGCCTGCAAACCACCATGGTCATCCAACTGGCGGCAGCCATCGCCGTAGCTCTCATCGGGNGCCTGTGGCCAGCCGTCGTGGCAGCAGTCTGGGGAACGTTATTACTGAACTACTATTCTGCGCCGCCGGTGCGAACCCTGACCATCAACGACCCCGAAAATCTGCTGGCATTGGCTATCTTCTTGCTAGTGGCTGTGGCCGTGGCGCTCGCCGTCGACCAGTCCTCCCGGCGCTCGCGGGAGGCCATCCGGGCTGGGGCCGAGGCAGCAACGTTGAGTGAACTGGCCCGCGGCATCTTAGCCTCTCAAGACACCGTTCAAGTGTTCTTAGAACAGGTGCGGGAACACTTTGCCATGACTTCTGTGGTGCTCTTCAGTGGCAGTGGCAGCGATCTGTCCACCTGGCGTGCAGACGCTTCCGTGGGCGAAAATCCGCCGGCCACCCCGAATGATGCCCAGAACGTTGAGGAAATCTCTGAGCGGTGGGTTTTGGGCCTCAGCGGGCGGGTGCTACCGGCACGTGACCGCAGGCTGCTCAGTGCCTTTGGCGCTCACTTGATGGCACTGGAACAGCGGGAGGCGTTGACCCTGACACAACGGGAAAATATCCAGCTATCCCAAGATAATAAGATCCGCACCTCCGTGCTGCGGGCCGTTTCCNATGACCTGCGCACCNCCTTGGCTGGCATTAAACTCTCGGTGAGCAGCCTGCGCCAAACCGGGGTGAGCTTTAGTCCGGAGGACGAAGCGGAACTCTTGGCCACCATTGAGCATTACGCGGATAAAATGGACGCCCTAGTAGGCAACCTTTTAGACATGTCACGGCTCAGTGCGGAGATGGTCNAGCCCGTGAAAGGTCCTGTGACGTGGATAGAGGTACTGCCGGCGGCGCTGCACGGCATCCCGGCTGAGCGCATCCGCAGCGAAGTGCCCGCGAACATGCCACCCATCGAGGCTGATCCAGGTCTGCTTGAACGGGTCATCGCCAACATTGTTGAAAACGCGCTCAAGTATGCCCCGGACTCTTTCATCACGGTAGTGGGCTCCATCGGTGGCAGTGGTAGCTCCACCATCAACGGCCACCCGGCGAGCGAATTGCGCGTGGTTGACCACGGGAAGNGTGTCCCTGCCGCCAATGTCATTGATATGTTTCGGCCCTTCCAAAGGCTCGACGACGTTTCCTATGGTCCACAGGGTGGCACCGGCGTAGGACTGGGGCTGGCCGTGGCGAAAGGTTTCACCGAAATTATGGGTGGCGTGTTGGAAGCAGAANAAACTCCCGGCGGAGGATTGACCATGATTATCCGCATGCCGCTCTCTACCGGAATCGTGAGAACTCTTTGA
- the kdpC gene encoding potassium-transporting ATPase subunit KdpC → MTALRFLLCTTAILGLAYPALVFGLGQLIAPAQANGSILAVDGKAAGSSLLAQPVTGEEFFYXRPSSVKWDAAGSSASNLGPNQPALIEAIEANRAEVAARENVAPDTIPIDAITASGSGLDPQISVAYARLQLPRVAKATGLAEATVKELISENTTNALLGFLGQPSVNTTTLNAALLQARTNL, encoded by the coding sequence TTGACTGCTTTACGATTCCTGCTGTGCACCACGGCGATCCTGGGACTGGCCTACCCTGCTCTGGTCTTTGGTCTGGGCCAGCTCATTGCTCCGGCCCAGGCCAACGGTTCCATCCTTGCTGTTGACGGGAAAGCGGCCGGTTCTTCGCTGCTTGCCCAGCCCGTCACGGGAGAGGAATTCTTCTACNCCCGGCCCTCCTCTGTGAAGTGGGATGCGGCGGGCTCCTCGGCCAGTAATTTAGGACCCAACCAACCAGCACTGATCGAGGCCATCGAGGCGAATAGGGCAGAGGTGGCTGCGCGGGAAAACGTAGCCCCGGACACTATCCCGATCGATGCGATTACGGCCAGTGGCTCTGGATTAGATCCGCAGATTTCCGTAGCCTATGCGCGGCTACAGCTGCCACGGGTAGCTAAAGCAACAGGGCTAGCGGAGGCCACAGTGAAGGAGCTGATCAGTGAAAACACCACCAATGCCCTGCTGGGTTTCCTGGGCCAGCCCTCGGTCAACACCACCACCTTGAACGCCGCGCTTCTTCAAGCGCGGACCAATCTCTAA